One region of Halomicrobium urmianum genomic DNA includes:
- a CDS encoding oligosaccharide flippase family protein, which yields MRRNILSGVLSVVSGKILTLLVSLVTMPLLYRFLGPARFGEYTTVMSIHALFMIFVSSGITNGVRKFVAEDRARSDWEDGVVGFYFRMATLLAILGALGYLGAVRTGLVAQYLGPSFEPYFTAMIAMVVAAQFWAYARRTLMGFGLERYSEPLKVLYHVTFAAVALGLVYSGFGVIGAVAGQILGTAVVGLIGVGLVVQRVSLRSLVLSTSADLPRRRMLTYNTMAIALAVFQMSLYHVDIIMLQSLIGSSQVGNYKAALTLAEFLWFVPMTLQTVYVHSTSELWSQGRTDRIASLASRTTRYTLLLTTVMALGLAALAEIVVPLYWGANAGPAVTPLLILLPGGLAFAAVRPTIAIEEGHGTLRYSVVATGAAAVVNLALNLTLIPRYGMTGAAIATSIGYTSMFVFHIWSARRLNFDPLGDARLTRIALTVILAAGPILLLPRYLQTSAALSDVGPSNLVTLAVVPPVGLAVFLAFAFLTGALGVRECVDLLSEFPDPIGSTVARVDGRLGGVSTSSLIPSGGQFWLLIIGLVLFASGTGIAVMDAVSDGGGGLSDGGNATETTPEAETLQTESGSTTTSETQTTPRKSQSTPEETPTETRTDATTTDDGGGFFDDGDNETATTTETATEDGGFFDDGDSETTTATETTTDDDGGFFDDGDSETATETTDDGDNETVTTTETTDDSGNETATATETATNDGGFFDDGDNETATTTETTDDGGFFDGGDNETATTTETTTTETNTTETTTTETNTTETTTTETNTTETTTTESNTTETTTTETNTTTTETNTTTTNTTETTTDGGLLNEITVGLLTGSAGLL from the coding sequence ATGCGACGAAACATTCTGAGCGGCGTCCTCTCGGTCGTCTCCGGGAAGATCCTGACGCTGCTCGTATCGCTGGTGACGATGCCCCTGCTGTATCGCTTCCTCGGACCGGCGCGGTTCGGGGAGTACACGACGGTGATGTCCATCCACGCGCTGTTCATGATATTCGTCAGCTCGGGCATCACGAACGGCGTCCGGAAGTTCGTCGCCGAAGACAGGGCGAGAAGCGACTGGGAGGACGGCGTCGTCGGCTTCTACTTCCGGATGGCGACCCTGCTAGCGATACTCGGCGCGCTGGGGTATCTTGGTGCCGTCCGGACGGGGCTGGTGGCGCAGTACCTCGGCCCGTCCTTCGAGCCGTACTTCACGGCGATGATCGCGATGGTCGTCGCGGCCCAGTTCTGGGCGTACGCCCGTCGGACGTTGATGGGCTTCGGCCTCGAACGCTACTCGGAGCCGCTGAAGGTGCTTTACCACGTCACGTTCGCGGCCGTCGCACTCGGTCTGGTGTACTCCGGGTTCGGTGTCATCGGCGCAGTCGCAGGACAGATACTGGGGACCGCGGTGGTCGGCCTCATCGGGGTCGGGCTGGTCGTTCAGAGAGTGTCTCTCCGCTCGCTGGTCCTCTCGACGTCGGCCGACCTGCCCCGACGCCGGATGCTCACGTACAACACGATGGCTATCGCCCTGGCGGTGTTCCAGATGTCCCTGTACCACGTCGACATCATCATGCTCCAGTCGCTGATCGGGAGCAGCCAGGTCGGAAACTACAAAGCGGCGCTGACGCTCGCTGAGTTCCTCTGGTTCGTGCCAATGACATTACAAACAGTGTACGTCCACTCGACCTCGGAACTGTGGTCGCAGGGCCGTACCGACCGCATCGCGAGTCTCGCATCGCGGACGACGCGGTACACGCTCCTGCTGACAACTGTGATGGCGCTCGGCCTGGCGGCGCTCGCAGAGATCGTCGTTCCCCTCTACTGGGGTGCGAACGCCGGACCCGCCGTGACGCCGCTGTTGATCCTCCTGCCCGGCGGGCTGGCCTTCGCCGCCGTCCGTCCCACCATCGCGATCGAGGAGGGGCACGGTACCCTGCGGTACTCGGTCGTGGCGACGGGAGCCGCGGCAGTCGTCAACCTCGCGCTGAACCTGACGCTCATCCCCCGCTACGGGATGACCGGGGCCGCGATCGCGACGAGTATCGGCTACACGTCCATGTTCGTCTTCCACATCTGGAGCGCGCGCCGGTTGAATTTCGATCCGCTCGGTGACGCCCGTCTCACCCGGATCGCCCTGACGGTGATCCTCGCAGCGGGTCCGATCCTGCTGCTCCCCAGGTACCTCCAGACCAGCGCGGCCCTGTCCGATGTCGGCCCGAGTAACCTGGTGACGCTGGCGGTGGTGCCACCGGTGGGCCTCGCCGTCTTCCTCGCGTTCGCCTTCCTCACCGGCGCGCTCGGAGTGCGCGAGTGTGTGGATCTCCTGTCGGAGTTCCCCGACCCGATCGGGAGTACCGTCGCCCGCGTCGACGGGCGTCTCGGTGGGGTGTCCACGTCGAGCCTGATCCCGAGCGGGGGGCAGTTCTGGCTGCTCATCATCGGTCTGGTGCTGTTCGCGTCCGGAACTGGTATCGCCGTCATGGACGCGGTCTCCGACGGAGGCGGCGGGTTGTCCGATGGGGGCAACGCGACTGAGACGACTCCGGAAGCGGAGACGCTGCAGACGGAGTCCGGGAGTACGACCACCAGCGAGACGCAGACGACCCCTCGGAAATCGCAGTCGACGCCGGAGGAGACGCCGACAGAGACCCGGACAGACGCAACGACGACGGACGACGGCGGTGGATTCTTCGACGACGGTGACAACGAGACGGCGACCACGACAGAGACGGCAACGGAGGACGGGGGATTCTTCGACGACGGTGACAGCGAGACCACGACCGCGACCGAGACGACGACGGACGACGACGGTGGGTTCTTCGACGACGGTGACAGCGAGACCGCGACCGAGACGACAGACGACGGCGATAACGAGACAGTGACCACGACCGAAACGACGGACGACAGTGGCAACGAGACGGCGACCGCGACCGAAACGGCGACCAACGACGGTGGATTCTTCGACGACGGGGACAACGAGACGGCGACCACGACCGAGACGACAGACGACGGTGGATTCTTCGACGGCGGGGACAACGAGACGGCGACCACGACCGAGACGACCACGACTGAGACGAACACGACTGAGACGACCACGACCGAGACGAACACGACTGAGACGACCACGACCGAGACGAACACGACTGAGACGACTACGACAGAATCGAACACGACCGAGACGACCACAACCGAGACGAACACCACCACGACTGAGACGAACACCACTACGACGAACACGACAGAGACGACGACCGACGGCGGGTTACTCAACGAGATCACCGTAGGGCTTCTGACGGGATCTGCGGGTTTACTGTAG
- a CDS encoding DUF354 domain-containing protein yields MKIVVTVQHAGHVHFFKHAIAELRRRGHEVRVFARDNEASIDLLECCDIEYEVLAGPSGSLLSLAKAQSVYEARLLRRAIDFEPDVMTAIGGVAVSHVAPLVGARSVVFYDTEHASLIRRLAFPFADTVCTPECFSDDIGPKQVRYPSYHELAYLHPNRFDPDESVLEDVGVDPDGDVVLVRLGDWSSSHDVGVSGIDDPATLVEEIEAEGAEVLLSTEGDLPEGLASHGFSLEPDRFHDLLAAVDLYVGEGGTTAAECAVLGTPAVYVSDLALGYLAELESTYGLVVNCDGEGRSADASEAARDILAAPDGVFERRRLTLLSEKVDATDVVLEQLVGDGSATPGGRESEGPPLRNVG; encoded by the coding sequence ATGAAGATCGTCGTGACCGTCCAGCACGCCGGCCACGTCCACTTCTTCAAACACGCCATCGCGGAACTGAGACGGCGGGGCCACGAGGTGCGGGTGTTCGCCCGCGACAACGAGGCCTCCATCGACCTGCTCGAGTGCTGCGACATCGAGTACGAGGTGCTGGCCGGTCCGTCCGGGTCGCTCCTGTCCCTCGCGAAGGCACAGAGCGTCTACGAAGCGCGGCTGCTGCGGCGGGCCATCGACTTCGAACCGGACGTGATGACGGCCATCGGCGGCGTCGCCGTCTCCCACGTCGCCCCGCTCGTCGGGGCCCGGAGCGTCGTCTTCTACGACACGGAACACGCGTCGCTCATCCGACGGCTGGCGTTCCCGTTCGCGGACACGGTCTGCACGCCGGAGTGCTTCAGCGACGATATCGGCCCGAAGCAGGTCCGCTACCCGTCGTATCACGAACTCGCCTATCTCCATCCCAACCGCTTCGACCCGGACGAGTCGGTCCTCGAGGACGTCGGAGTCGATCCCGACGGGGACGTGGTCCTCGTCAGGCTCGGCGACTGGAGTTCCTCACACGACGTGGGCGTCAGCGGCATCGACGATCCCGCGACGCTCGTCGAAGAGATCGAAGCCGAGGGGGCCGAGGTGTTGCTCAGTACGGAGGGCGACCTTCCGGAGGGACTGGCGAGCCACGGGTTCAGTCTCGAACCGGACCGCTTCCACGACCTGCTCGCGGCCGTCGACCTCTACGTCGGCGAGGGCGGCACGACGGCCGCCGAGTGTGCCGTGCTCGGAACGCCCGCGGTCTACGTGAGCGACCTCGCGCTGGGCTATCTGGCGGAGCTCGAATCGACGTACGGGCTGGTCGTCAACTGCGACGGCGAGGGGAGGTCTGCCGACGCCTCCGAAGCTGCCCGAGACATCCTGGCAGCACCGGACGGGGTGTTCGAGCGGCGGCGGCTGACGCTCCTCAGCGAGAAGGTGGACGCGACCGACGTCGTGCTCGAACAGCTCGTCGGGGACGGGAGCGCCACACCCGGCGGAAGGGAGTCCGAGGGGCCCCCGCTCCGAAACGTGGGGTGA
- a CDS encoding glycosyltransferase translates to MRVLHLTTGRRSFFDQQVAALRSRGIDCTVLEVPGDYSADDPRGVTDYLRYYPQVLERGLDGYDVVHANNGLTLPFALAQPSRPVVATFWGTDLMGNHGVVSSVSRHSAARADDVILPSRAMAEYVDCEYAHVPFPVDTDRFEPIDRASARERVGWETEETVVLFPYDPSRPEKDYPRAQRVVEQADVAADLRPLTGKPHEEMPYYLNASDAVLVTSKRESGPMIVREAAACNVPVVSTDVGFVRETLEGVDQSAVCRSDAELAASLEHVLTSDGRSDARSVLEGLDPADFSRRLERVYDAAVAAGRGCR, encoded by the coding sequence ATGCGAGTGTTACACCTGACGACCGGTCGGCGGTCGTTTTTCGACCAGCAGGTAGCGGCGCTCCGTTCCCGGGGCATCGACTGTACGGTCCTCGAGGTGCCGGGCGACTACTCGGCGGACGACCCTCGAGGCGTGACCGACTACCTCAGGTACTACCCGCAGGTGCTCGAACGCGGACTCGACGGATACGACGTCGTCCACGCGAACAACGGGCTCACGTTGCCCTTCGCGCTCGCTCAGCCCAGCCGCCCGGTCGTCGCCACGTTCTGGGGAACCGACCTGATGGGGAACCACGGCGTGGTCTCTAGCGTGAGCCGCCACAGTGCGGCCCGTGCCGACGACGTGATACTCCCCAGTCGAGCGATGGCGGAGTACGTCGACTGCGAGTACGCCCACGTGCCGTTCCCGGTCGACACCGACCGCTTCGAACCGATCGATCGGGCGAGCGCCCGCGAACGCGTCGGCTGGGAGACGGAGGAGACGGTCGTGCTGTTCCCATACGATCCGAGCCGGCCGGAGAAAGACTACCCGCGGGCACAGCGGGTCGTCGAACAGGCCGACGTGGCGGCCGACCTGCGGCCGCTGACCGGTAAACCGCACGAGGAGATGCCCTACTACCTCAACGCCAGCGACGCCGTCCTCGTCACCTCGAAACGCGAGAGCGGTCCGATGATCGTCCGGGAAGCGGCGGCGTGCAACGTCCCGGTCGTCTCGACGGACGTCGGATTCGTTCGCGAGACCCTCGAGGGGGTCGACCAGTCGGCGGTCTGTCGCTCCGACGCCGAGCTGGCCGCGTCGCTGGAGCACGTACTCACCAGCGACGGCCGATCGGACGCGCGGAGCGTACTCGAGGGCCTGGATCCGGCCGACTTCAGCCGGCGCCTCGAACGGGTCTACGACGCTGCGGTGGCTGCCGGGAGGGGGTGCCGATGA
- a CDS encoding metal-dependent hydrolase, whose amino-acid sequence MWPWEHVAVGYLLYSGYVHVRYGESPSTLPALAVGFGALFPDLVDKPLGWTFELFPSGVSVAHSVFTATALSLAVGALLGRVGYRSVGTGFNVAYLAHVPADAVYQVALGNPLRVEAYLWPLVVIQSTGQGGFLDNALYYLVRFVVFLGTPRGLLFLFLEVALLGATLLVWIADDRPGLR is encoded by the coding sequence ATGTGGCCATGGGAACACGTCGCCGTCGGCTACCTGCTGTACTCCGGATACGTCCACGTTCGGTACGGGGAATCGCCGAGCACGCTCCCGGCACTGGCGGTCGGGTTCGGTGCTCTGTTCCCGGACCTCGTCGACAAGCCGCTCGGATGGACCTTCGAGCTGTTCCCGAGCGGCGTCTCCGTCGCCCACTCGGTGTTCACCGCGACGGCGCTCTCGCTCGCCGTCGGGGCGCTGCTGGGACGGGTCGGCTACCGATCGGTCGGCACCGGATTCAACGTCGCGTACCTCGCACACGTACCGGCCGACGCCGTCTATCAGGTCGCGCTCGGCAATCCGCTGCGAGTCGAGGCGTACCTCTGGCCGCTGGTGGTCATTCAGAGTACGGGACAGGGCGGGTTCCTCGACAACGCGCTCTACTACCTGGTTCGCTTCGTCGTCTTCCTCGGGACGCCCCGCGGCCTCTTGTTCCTGTTCCTGGAGGTGGCGCTGCTGGGTGCGACGCTTCTGGTGTGGATCGCCGACGACCGCCCCGGGCTACGGTGA
- a CDS encoding glycosyltransferase family 2 protein, with protein sequence MPTVSVVVPTYNRSDVLPRAIDSVLEQTYEDFELVVVDDGSDDGTLTMLDSYDDPRLRVITHGTNRGANVARNTGIEHANGEFVAFLDSDDEWHPDKLAQQLARYDSAPERCVAVYCDFQYELDGITGRLLKTAASALSLADDDRPKEGGSELSGEILADHLHSGAGSTLLVETSVARDVDGFDQNLDRFQDPDFLLRVIQEGYLGYVDRPLVTRHETGSPPAETVERADEQFIAKHGSLVHAAERDGYDVQEAHDLLLAKRYLQEGAFLDAARYVRNARLEPRHLPGVVWSAGSGLRNATSSP encoded by the coding sequence ATGCCAACCGTAAGCGTCGTCGTTCCGACGTACAACCGCTCGGACGTCCTTCCCCGGGCCATCGACAGCGTCCTCGAACAGACGTACGAGGACTTCGAGCTCGTCGTCGTGGACGACGGGTCCGACGACGGGACCCTCACGATGCTGGACAGCTACGACGATCCGCGACTCCGCGTCATCACTCACGGCACCAACAGGGGCGCGAACGTGGCGCGAAACACTGGAATCGAGCACGCGAACGGGGAGTTCGTCGCGTTTCTGGATTCCGACGACGAGTGGCACCCGGACAAGCTGGCGCAACAGCTCGCGCGGTACGACTCCGCGCCCGAGCGCTGCGTCGCCGTGTACTGTGACTTCCAGTACGAGCTCGACGGAATCACGGGGCGCCTGCTCAAAACAGCCGCCTCGGCGCTGTCGCTGGCCGACGACGATCGACCGAAGGAGGGCGGGTCGGAGCTCTCCGGGGAGATCCTGGCCGACCACCTCCACTCGGGTGCCGGGTCGACGCTGCTCGTCGAGACGTCCGTCGCCCGCGACGTCGACGGGTTCGACCAGAATCTGGACCGCTTCCAGGACCCCGACTTCCTCCTGCGGGTCATTCAGGAGGGGTACCTGGGGTACGTCGATCGGCCGCTCGTGACGCGCCACGAGACCGGATCGCCGCCGGCGGAGACGGTCGAACGCGCCGACGAGCAGTTCATCGCGAAACACGGATCGCTGGTCCACGCCGCCGAACGGGACGGATACGACGTGCAGGAGGCCCACGATCTGCTTCTGGCGAAACGCTATCTCCAGGAGGGCGCGTTCCTCGACGCCGCGCGCTACGTCCGGAACGCCCGCCTGGAACCGCGCCATCTCCCGGGCGTCGTCTGGAGCGCCGGTTCGGGACTGCGGAACGCGACGAGTTCGCCCTGA
- a CDS encoding DUF2206 domain-containing protein has product MAGLLLALVLFPLRFVASQVYIKTIPIVLGIACILYLVADVSDDATVASFPTLSRDVLRLLPILVVTCVSAMVLIAVESGQRSVLFFDVAGVAGTLLLAQIVFTSQSSFSRTRVLFQIVLLAAALRLTALYVTPGLVGIDIWTHVTQLAGGIASAGSLEAIADNKHYTSPLYHLLVVTTSVLADVPLRSALYLSLGLAMPVGILAVFATANLLVEPRWAALAAALFSIGDYVIEWGIHLIPTSMGLLLFLGMLYWLLRVMRTDYQSREFLLLVSFSAAVILTHQVSSFIMLVVLVAGLLAYFTLNLSIFDRSLIDPDVFRVRNPLNIAGLLAFDGGFIIFLWSFTPYNGNSFLVTVLSYFQETLASSAGVLNLATPSSEGSSATAASQGPTLVETIATYVDTTGFLLLLFGTCVGSLYVLNRRRAHQSVFTLVAAAAIMLVFVLGLPMFGIRNFIPQRWFAFLYAPLAVLTVIGLRYLATELDRRVIATVILLFVLVFPSVMVMSSNGTIDNPVFENQEAELAYSESEIDAAYTFGRMTGSPDGDNLRPDQVVFTDHPYQTLFKRTGSYPADTARINDSDPVMHDVTVYRQEQSEAATYFINSIGIGETRNIPEERICRPDQAVIYNNADVKICSASPADT; this is encoded by the coding sequence GTGGCGGGGTTGCTCCTCGCACTGGTGCTGTTTCCGCTCCGGTTTGTCGCCTCCCAGGTGTACATCAAGACGATCCCGATCGTCCTCGGGATCGCCTGCATCCTGTATCTCGTCGCGGACGTCAGCGACGACGCAACGGTAGCGAGCTTCCCGACGCTGTCGCGGGACGTGTTGCGGCTGCTGCCGATACTCGTCGTGACCTGTGTCAGCGCGATGGTCCTCATCGCCGTCGAGAGCGGCCAGCGGTCCGTGCTGTTTTTCGACGTGGCCGGCGTCGCAGGGACGCTCCTCCTGGCACAGATCGTCTTCACCAGTCAGAGCTCGTTCAGCCGGACGCGGGTCCTGTTCCAGATCGTCCTTCTGGCCGCGGCACTCCGTCTGACCGCGCTGTACGTGACGCCGGGGCTCGTCGGCATCGACATCTGGACCCACGTCACCCAGCTGGCCGGGGGCATCGCGAGCGCCGGTTCGCTGGAGGCCATCGCGGACAACAAACACTACACCTCGCCGCTGTACCACCTGCTGGTGGTCACCACCTCGGTGCTCGCGGATGTCCCCCTGCGGTCGGCGCTGTACCTCTCGCTGGGGCTGGCGATGCCGGTCGGGATACTGGCGGTGTTCGCGACGGCGAACCTGCTCGTCGAGCCGCGGTGGGCCGCGCTCGCGGCCGCGCTGTTCTCGATCGGCGACTACGTCATCGAGTGGGGGATCCACCTCATCCCGACCAGCATGGGGCTGTTGCTGTTCCTCGGGATGCTGTACTGGCTCCTCCGCGTGATGCGGACCGACTACCAGTCCAGAGAGTTCCTCCTCCTGGTGTCGTTCTCCGCTGCGGTGATCCTGACCCACCAGGTGTCGTCGTTCATCATGCTGGTCGTGCTCGTGGCGGGTCTGCTGGCGTACTTCACCCTTAACCTGAGCATCTTCGACCGCTCGCTGATCGATCCGGACGTGTTCAGGGTCCGGAACCCGCTGAACATCGCCGGACTCCTGGCGTTCGACGGCGGGTTCATCATCTTCCTGTGGTCGTTCACGCCGTACAACGGGAACTCGTTTCTCGTGACGGTGTTGTCCTACTTCCAGGAGACGCTGGCCTCCAGCGCAGGCGTCCTCAACCTCGCCACCCCGTCCTCCGAGGGGAGCTCCGCGACGGCCGCGAGCCAGGGACCGACGCTGGTCGAGACGATCGCGACGTACGTCGACACGACCGGGTTCCTCCTGCTGCTCTTCGGTACCTGCGTCGGCAGCCTCTACGTCCTCAACCGCCGCCGGGCACACCAGTCCGTGTTCACGCTGGTGGCGGCCGCAGCCATCATGCTCGTGTTCGTGCTGGGCCTTCCGATGTTCGGCATCCGCAACTTCATCCCGCAGCGGTGGTTCGCCTTCCTGTACGCGCCGCTGGCAGTGCTCACCGTCATCGGCCTGCGATACCTCGCGACCGAACTCGACCGGCGGGTCATTGCCACGGTGATCCTGCTATTCGTCCTGGTGTTCCCCAGCGTGATGGTGATGTCGAGCAACGGAACTATCGACAACCCCGTCTTCGAGAATCAGGAGGCCGAACTGGCCTACAGCGAGAGCGAGATCGACGCCGCTTACACGTTCGGGCGGATGACCGGATCGCCCGACGGCGACAACCTCCGTCCCGATCAGGTGGTGTTCACCGATCACCCGTACCAGACGCTGTTCAAGCGGACGGGGTCCTATCCGGCCGACACGGCACGGATAAACGACAGCGACCCGGTCATGCACGACGTTACCGTCTACCGGCAGGAGCAGAGCGAGGCAGCGACCTACTTCATCAACAGCATCGGCATCGGCGAGACCCGGAACATCCCGGAGGAGCGCATCTGTCGGCCCGATCAGGCGGTGATCTACAACAACGCCGACGTGAAGATCTGTTCCGCCTCGCCGGCGGACACCTGA
- a CDS encoding DUF1616 domain-containing protein, producing MSPLDRWYVDLSLVAFLTGLVVLTVALGVSTVLRAAVVVPLVTVLPGYAFVSFLYPAAGKHAERTFDENERGLQNPLPTKAGVDTLERFVFAVLTTLFLVPLVAVVANFTPWGITVYPLLFGTTGLTLLFVIGGLIRRYRLPRERRYTPQFSQVVSNITFSDVSSSFSATDNRDRLFNVALGVSCLLLVSSVGYAAVAPTQQDGFTELYVQTGDVTGDDETMYPSQFVPGETRTLSVNVTNQEYDRVQYEAVAQIQRTDGTGDDAPVVDRTRVGSQTITLDHDQTETVNFEVSPSTSGSDQRIVVSLYRGEAPDDPTADSAYRTLRLPITVE from the coding sequence ATGTCTCCACTGGACCGCTGGTACGTCGACCTCTCGCTGGTGGCCTTTCTCACCGGCCTGGTCGTACTGACGGTCGCGCTCGGAGTAAGTACCGTCCTTCGCGCGGCCGTCGTCGTCCCTCTCGTGACAGTGCTCCCCGGATACGCGTTCGTCTCGTTCCTGTACCCCGCTGCCGGGAAGCACGCCGAGCGCACGTTCGACGAGAACGAGCGCGGGTTGCAGAACCCGCTGCCGACCAAGGCCGGGGTCGACACGCTCGAACGGTTCGTGTTCGCCGTCCTCACGACGCTGTTTCTCGTTCCGCTGGTCGCCGTCGTCGCCAACTTCACCCCGTGGGGCATCACCGTGTACCCACTGCTGTTCGGGACGACCGGTCTGACGCTGCTGTTCGTCATCGGCGGCCTGATACGTCGGTACCGACTCCCCAGGGAACGCCGGTACACGCCGCAGTTCTCTCAGGTCGTCTCGAATATCACGTTCTCCGACGTGAGCAGTTCCTTCAGCGCGACCGACAATCGAGACCGGCTGTTCAACGTCGCTCTGGGCGTGAGTTGCCTCCTGCTCGTTTCGAGCGTGGGCTACGCCGCGGTAGCACCGACACAGCAGGACGGGTTCACGGAGCTGTACGTCCAGACGGGGGACGTGACCGGCGACGACGAGACCATGTACCCGTCGCAGTTCGTGCCCGGCGAGACGCGCACGCTCTCGGTCAACGTGACCAACCAGGAATACGATCGGGTACAGTACGAGGCGGTGGCCCAGATCCAGCGGACCGACGGCACCGGCGACGACGCACCCGTCGTAGACCGCACCCGCGTCGGATCGCAGACGATTACGCTCGATCACGACCAGACGGAGACGGTGAACTTCGAGGTGTCTCCCTCGACGAGTGGATCCGATCAGCGGATCGTCGTGTCCCTCTACCGCGGAGAAGCGCCCGACGATCCCACGGCCGACTCGGCGTACCGGACGCTCCGTCTCCCGATTACCGTCGAGTAA
- a CDS encoding RNA-guided endonuclease TnpB family protein: MEKSLTKTLVFQLQPEKERLLSDAYHEARWVFNQTIQLAKDGMDWDDISPRLEDEADLVKNTTQRIVAKAIDALEQSYDRDDYNMPSHEKTGPYPLRMNFTEGYNLTLEDDGIHYRISAKPYNPVKGTLRGSPDNLELLQQALGSDEWRVGTAEAMTRNGNHELHINVTHLEATVRDTHDARTVVGVDINEDCVALSALREDDIVDSVVIDYPEIKQKRHRYFTMRKRMQNAGQTAFDHVFEDKEKRYVHDQLHQVSRRIVEWVQQFESPLVVFEDLKHMRDSIDYGTRMNRRLHSLPFHKLRSFVVYKAAFEGVPSDDIDPTYTSQTCSFTGCEHTARSNRRKNRFKCTACGRQDHADRNPAVNIAKKGLESLNRNVPALKTLPTVRKLRQQASGCVNQPTVTHPTVRGHQADGIVGVSD, from the coding sequence ATGGAGAAGTCGCTCACGAAGACACTCGTCTTCCAACTCCAACCCGAAAAAGAGCGACTACTCTCCGACGCATACCACGAAGCGCGATGGGTATTCAACCAGACCATCCAGTTAGCGAAAGACGGAATGGACTGGGACGACATCTCACCTCGGCTTGAAGACGAAGCTGACCTCGTGAAGAATACCACGCAACGAATCGTCGCCAAAGCAATCGACGCGCTCGAACAATCCTACGACCGCGACGATTACAACATGCCCAGCCACGAGAAGACAGGGCCATACCCGTTGCGGATGAACTTCACCGAGGGCTACAACCTCACCCTCGAAGACGACGGGATACACTACCGAATTAGTGCCAAGCCCTACAACCCAGTGAAGGGCACACTTCGTGGTTCACCGGACAACCTTGAACTCCTACAACAAGCCCTCGGAAGTGACGAGTGGCGTGTTGGAACCGCTGAAGCGATGACTCGCAACGGCAACCACGAACTCCACATTAACGTCACTCATCTCGAAGCTACAGTTCGTGACACACACGATGCTCGAACTGTCGTGGGAGTGGACATCAACGAGGACTGCGTAGCCCTTTCAGCCCTTCGTGAAGACGACATCGTTGACTCTGTTGTGATAGACTACCCTGAAATCAAGCAAAAGCGTCATCGGTACTTCACGATGCGAAAGCGGATGCAGAACGCTGGGCAAACAGCGTTCGACCACGTGTTCGAGGATAAGGAAAAACGGTATGTCCACGACCAACTCCACCAAGTCTCCCGGCGAATCGTGGAGTGGGTTCAGCAATTCGAGTCGCCGCTCGTTGTGTTTGAAGACCTCAAGCACATGCGAGACTCGATTGATTACGGCACTCGGATGAATCGTCGGTTGCACTCGTTGCCGTTTCACAAACTCCGTTCGTTCGTCGTGTACAAAGCAGCGTTCGAGGGGGTTCCGAGCGATGACATCGACCCAACTTACACTAGTCAGACGTGTTCTTTTACGGGGTGTGAGCATACGGCTCGGTCGAATCGTCGGAAGAACCGGTTCAAGTGCACCGCGTGTGGTCGGCAAGACCACGCTGACCGGAACCCGGCAGTAAATATTGCGAAGAAAGGGTTGGAGTCGTTGAATCGAAATGTGCCTGCTCTCAAGACGTTGCCGACTGTTCGGAAACTGCGACAGCAGGCATCGGGCTGTGTGAACCAGCCGACCGTGACCCACCCGACCGTTCGAGGCCACCAAGCCGATGGTATCGTGGGAGTGTCCGATTAA